In Luteimonas viscosa, the following proteins share a genomic window:
- a CDS encoding alpha/beta fold hydrolase, protein MTALVVLPGLDGTATLHAEFVASVGPAFESVTVVPYPPDEALGYVALEALVRAQLPAATPFVLLGESFSGPVALSIAADPPPNLVGLVLSTTFAKSPTPLLSPFAALTSIAPVRAVPVSLLSWLLFGRWATPQLEASLRSALLAVSPAVLRFRAAAAMRANVSASLGSIAVPVLYLRSSHDRLLSPAAGRHILSEVPQCTTVDIAGPHLLLQTAPKDCARAVGAFARLLG, encoded by the coding sequence ATGACCGCACTTGTGGTTCTTCCTGGCCTAGACGGCACTGCAACCCTCCACGCAGAGTTTGTGGCGTCTGTGGGCCCAGCATTCGAGTCGGTCACTGTCGTTCCGTATCCGCCCGACGAGGCTCTCGGCTACGTCGCACTCGAAGCACTTGTCAGGGCTCAACTACCGGCAGCCACACCATTTGTCCTCTTGGGCGAATCATTCTCTGGCCCCGTCGCGCTCTCCATCGCGGCAGATCCGCCGCCCAATCTCGTTGGGCTGGTTCTCTCCACAACCTTTGCCAAATCTCCAACACCGCTACTATCGCCCTTCGCGGCGCTAACTAGCATCGCGCCAGTGCGCGCCGTACCAGTTTCTCTTCTGTCATGGCTGCTGTTTGGCCGTTGGGCTACGCCGCAACTGGAGGCGTCACTGCGGAGTGCTCTGCTAGCTGTAAGTCCTGCCGTACTCAGGTTCCGTGCCGCCGCGGCCATGCGAGCCAATGTATCGGCCAGTCTTGGCTCAATTGCTGTGCCTGTCCTCTACCTGCGCTCTAGCCACGACAGATTGCTTTCTCCGGCCGCTGGCCGGCATATTCTCTCGGAAGTTCCGCAATGCACCACCGTGGACATCGCGGGGCCTCACCTCCTGCTGCAGACGGCGCCAAAAGACTGCGCCCGCGCTGTTGGTGCCTTTGCTAGGCTCCTCGGCTAG
- a CDS encoding DUF6228 family protein — translation MPLETPLFSIHSNSSDRELAFLSSGKDDYFTVELRGSSLQATQTVYAYTDGLGLARLFARLAACERPWSGEERWESLEGEFSLSAHCSSLGIVTFLVAILGLAGAPEEWRVSASLTTELGQLPNIAAGAHGFFGGT, via the coding sequence GTGCCACTGGAGACTCCCCTGTTCTCAATCCACTCAAACTCGTCAGATCGGGAGCTGGCTTTCCTTTCCTCTGGTAAGGACGACTACTTCACAGTGGAGCTCCGGGGCTCTTCTCTCCAAGCCACGCAGACGGTCTATGCGTACACGGACGGATTGGGGCTTGCTCGCCTCTTCGCCCGATTGGCGGCGTGCGAGCGTCCTTGGAGCGGCGAGGAGCGATGGGAATCATTGGAGGGAGAGTTCTCACTCTCGGCCCACTGCTCCTCACTCGGCATCGTCACCTTTTTGGTCGCTATTCTTGGCCTTGCGGGGGCTCCGGAGGAGTGGCGTGTTTCCGCCTCGCTTACAACCGAGCTCGGTCAGCTGCCAAATATCGCAGCGGGTGCTCACGGGTTCTTCGGTGGCACCTAA